From a region of the Osmia lignaria lignaria isolate PbOS001 chromosome 10, iyOsmLign1, whole genome shotgun sequence genome:
- the ATP8B gene encoding ATPase phospholipid transporting 8B isoform X3, translating into MIREDEGEEGSRWKYVRGEADIVSSARLKCHEEEEVKDCDEDDKVSVACTTTKSDAEDSRKGSATAASVCIEEENGGTRRKKKKRRKTRKKQQLQLQELPPLDVSGDGPQAHTVLNLPSSSDEVEAVGECSKRDSSSSLGGASRHNTLRESLLTVLGKLVIWKGTRYRSATAASSSSSAPPNSPPATECIGRSTSFFSNETERRIRANNREYNSQFNYANNYIKTSKYSVLTFLPLNLFEQFQRLANFYFLCLLVLQMIPAISSLTPITTAIPLIGVLMLTAVKDAYDDFQRHSSDSQVNNRKSQTLRGTSLREEKWSQVQVGDVIRMENDQFVAADVLLLSTSEPNGLCYIETAELDGETNLKCRQCLAETAEMMDNHELIGQFDGEIVCETPNNLLNKFDGNLTWKGRKYPLDNDKIILRGCVLRNTQWCYGVVIFAGKDTKLMQNSGKTKFKRTSIDRLLNLLIIGIVFFLLSMCLFCMIGCGIWESLVGRYFQVYLPWDSLVPSEPMGGATVIALLVFFSYAIVLNTVVPISLYVSVEVIRFVQSFLINWDEEMYYAPTNTHAKARTTTLNEELGQIEYIFSDKTGTLTQNIMTFNKCSIAGKCYGDVIDEVTGEVVDLTETDKAARTPTMRWKNGQEFVQVYTPISGPNVRLLEQVDRISNIIRDPGVYGSPMIPHKRSTTPSLDFSFNKDYEPEFKFYDSALLEAVKRDNEDVHSFFRLLALCHTVMPEEKNGRLEYQAQSPDEAALVSAARNFGFVFKERSPNSITIEVMGKREVYELLCILDFNNVRKRMSVILRKDGHLRLYCKGADNVIYERLKKGSEEIMAKSLEHLNKFAGEGLRTLCLSVRDLDEQFFNDWKQRHQEAALSQENRDDKLDAIYEEIEKDMTLLGATAIEDKLQDGVPQTIANLGLAGIKIWVLTGDKQETAINIGYSCQLLTDDLTDVFIVDATTYDGVENQLTRYLETIKTTSSHHNRPTLSVVTFSSDTEYNPSRDEQDEHEMEQATGFAVVINGHSLVHALHPQLEQLFLDVSSQCKAVICCRVTPLQKAMVVELIKKNKNAVTLAIGDGANDVSMIKTAHIGVGISGQEGLQAVLASDYSIGQFRFLERLLLVHGRWSYYRMSKFLRYFFYKNFAFTLCHIWFAFFCGFSAQTVFDPMYISVYNLFYTSLPVMAVGIFDQDVNDKNSLMYPKLYAPGLQNLLFNKKEFCWSAIHGFFASCVLFLVPYGTYKDGVSPKGYVLSDHMLLGSVVATILVIVVTVQIALDTSYWTIVNHIMVWGSLIWYFVLDYFYNFVIGGSYVGSLTMAMSEATFWFTAVISCIILVIPVLSWRFFFIDVRPTLSDRVRLKQRLAQLRSRQSQDILRTPSTRRTRRSLRSGYAFAHQEGFGRLITSGKIMRKLPNGADFKFAMPFTNNTSKQVSVATTSPKDNASKNSHTLDTINL; encoded by the exons GTGAAGGACTGCGACGAGGACGACAAAGTCTCGGTGGCGTGTACGACAACGAAATCGGACGCGGAAGATAGCCGGAAGGGATCGGCCACCGCGGCATCGGTGTGCATCGAGGAAGAAAACGGCGGTACAcggcgaaagaagaagaaacgtcgGAAAACACGGAAGAAACAGCAGTTGCAGTTGCAGGAGCTACCACCTCTGGATGTGTCCGGAGACGGTCCACAAGCGCACACCGTGCTGAACCTACCCTCGTCCTCGGACGAGGTCGAAGCGGTCGGTGAATGCTCGAAAAGAGACTCATCCAGCAGCTTGGGTGGTGCCAGTAGGCACAACACCCTTCGAGAATCTTTGCTCACGGTGTTGGGTAAGCTGGTGATCTGGAAGGGCACAAGATACCGTTCAGCCACCGCAGCTTCCTCATCGTCCTCGGCGCCACCCAATTCACCGCCAGCTACCGAGTGTATCGGCCGTAGCACATCCTTTTTTTCGAACG aaaCGGAGAGGAGAATTCGCGCCAATAACCGCGAGTACAACTCACAGTTTAATTATGCG aACAATTACATCAAGACGTCCAAGTATTCGGTTCTGACGTTCCTACCATTAAACTTGTTCGAGCAATTTCAGCGGCTCGCTAACTTTTACTTCCTATGCCTGCTGGTGCTTCAGATGATCCCCGCTATCTCCTCCTTGACCCCCATCACTACCGCCATACCCCTTATAGGGGTGCTCATGCTCACTGCCGTCAAAGATGCCTACGACGATTTT CAACGGCACAGCAGCGATTCGCAGGTGAACAATCGAAAATCTCAAACACTGCGAGGAACTAGTCTACGCGAAGAGAAATGGTCGCAAGTGCAAGTAGGTGATGTGATCAGAATGGAAAATGATCAGTTCGTTGCAGCCGACGTCCTTCTTTTATCTACTAGTGAGCCAAATGGTCTTTGTTACATTGAAACCGCGGAATTAGATGG GGAGACAAATTTAAAGTGTCGGCAGTGTTTGGCTGAGACTGCTGAGATGATGGATAACCATGAATTGATCGGTCAATTTGATGGAGAGATTGTTTGCGAGACTCCTAATAATCTGTTAAATAAATTCGATGGTAATCTTACGTGGAAGGGACGAAA ATACCCATTGGACAacgataaaattatattacGGGGTTGCGTGCTTAGAAACACGCAATGGTGCTATGGTGTGGTCATCTTTGCAGGCAAGGATACCAAATTGATGCAAAACTCAGGGAAGACAAAATTTAAAAGGACCTCTATAGATAGGCTGCTGAATCTTCTCATCATTGGGATAGTGTTCTTTTTACTTTCAATGTGTTTATTCTGTATGATCGGCTGTGGTATTTGGGAGAGTCTTGTAGGCCGTTATTTCCAAGTGTATCTGCCATGGGACTCGTTGGTGCCTAGCGAGCCTATGGGTGGTGCCACAGTGATCGCGCTACTTGTGTTCTTCTCTTATGCTATCGTATTGAACACAGTGGTGCCAATAAGTTTGTATGTGAGTGTCGAAGTAATCAGATTTGTTCAATCGTTTTTGATCAATTGGGACGAAGAAATGTATTATGCACCAACGAATACACACGCTAAAGCAAGGACTACTACGTTAAACGAGGAGTTGGGGCAAATAGAGTATATATTTTCCGATAAGACCGGAACATTGACGCAAAACATTATGACATTTAACAAGTGTTCTATAGCAGGAAAGTGTTATGGAGATGTTATCGATGAAGTTACCGGGGAAGTCGTCGATTTAACCGAG ACGGACAAAGCCGCCCGAACACCTACGATGCGATGGAAAAATGGTCAAGAATTTGTTCAAGTTTATACACCAATAAGTGGTCCGAACGTACGTCTACTGGAACAGGTGGACAGGATATCAAATATAATTCGAGATCCAGGCGTCTATGGCAGCCCGATGATTCCACATAAACGTTCA ACAACGCCATCGTTGGATTTCTCCTTCAACAAGGATTATGAGCCAGAGTTCAAGTTCTATGATTCTGCACTACTTGAAGCTGTAAAGCGAGACAATGAGGATGTTCATAGTTTCTTTCGATTGTTGGCACTTTGTCATACCGTCATGCCAGAAGAGAAAAATGGCAGGCTGGAATATCAAGCACAGTCACCAGACGAAGCTGCTCTCGTATCGGCAGCTAGAAACTTTGGTTTTGTATTTAAAGAACGATCTCCAAATAGTATAACGATCGAAGTTATGGGGAAACGGGAAGTATATGAATTGCTTTGCATTCTTGACTTTAATAACGTCAGAAAAAGAATGTCGGTCATTTTGAGGAAGGATGGACATCTTAGATTGTATTGCAAAGGAGCGGACAATGTTATTTATGAAAGATTGAAAAAAGGCAGCGAAGAGATAATGGCAAAATCATTGGAACATCTTAATAAATTTGCGGGTGAGGGCTTGAGAACATTGTGTCTTTCGGTCAGAGATCTAGACGAGCAATTTTTCAATGATTGGAAACAACGTCATCAAGAAGCTGCCCTCAGTCAAGAAAACAGAGACGATAAATTGGATGCTATTTACGAGGAAATAGAAAAGGATATGACCTTATTGGGCGCTACTGCCATTGAGGATAAGTTACAGGATGGTGTTCCTCAAACTATAGCTAATTTAGGTCTTGCTGGTATCAAGATCTGGGTTTTAACTGGTGACAAACAAG AAACGGCTATCAATATTGGTTATTCCTGCCAGTTGTTGACAGACGACCTTACTGACGTTTTTATAGTAGATGCCACTACCTATGATGGCGTTGAAAATCAGTTAACACGATATTTGGAAACTATCAAAACAACCTCCAGTCATCATAATCGGCCAACTCTATCCGTCGTCACATTCAG CAGCGATACTGAATACAATCCTAGCAGGGATGAACAAGACGAACACGAAATGGAACAAGCAACTGGGTTTGCAGTAGTTATTAATGGTCATTCTTTGGTTCATGCTCTACATCCGCAACTTGAACAACTTTTCCTTGATGTATCAAGCCAAT GTAAAGCTGTGATATGTTGTCGCGTGACACCCTTACAAAAAGCAATGGTCGTCgagttaataaagaaaaataaaaatgccgTAACTTTAGCGATTGGCGATGGAGCTAACGATGTCTCGATGATAAAAACAGCTCATATAGGTGTTGGCATCAGTGGTCAAGAAGGATTGCAGGCCGTATTAGCATCCGATTATTCAATAGGGCAATTCAGATTTTTGGAGAGACTGCTTCTTGTTCATGGCAGATGGTCGTATTATAGAATGAGCAAAtttcttcgatattttttttacaaGAACTTTGCGTTTACATTGTGCCACATCTGGTTTGCATTTTTCTGTGGATTCAGTGCACAG ACGGTATTTGATCCTATGTACATTTCTGTCTACAATCTATTTTATACGTCATTACCTGTAATGGCAGTTGGTATATTTGATCAAGATGTTAACGATAAAAATAGTTTAATGTATCCGAAACTATATGCACCCGGATTAcaaaatttactttttaataaaaaggaattttgcTGGAGTGCAATACATGGTTTTTTTGCCAGTTGTGTATTATTTTTAGTTCCGTATG GAACATATAAGGATGGAGTATCACCAAAGGGCTATGTACTTTCTGATCATATGTTGCTGGGAAGTGTTGTAGCCACCATATTAGTCATTGTTGTGACTGTTCAAATAGCCCTTGATACATCGTATTGGACGATTGTTAATCATATTATGGTTTGGGGCTCACTCATTTGGTATTTTGTTTTAGATTATTTCTATAACTTCGTCATAGGTGGTAGTTATGTTGGCAGTCTTACAATG GCAATGTCTGAAGCAACGTTTTGGTTCACGGCGGTCATTTCCTGTATCATATTGGTAATACCTGTACTCTCGTGGCGATTTTTCTTCATAGATGTTAGGCCAACGTTGTCTGACAGAGTTAGACTTAAGCAGAGGTTGGCGCAACTTCGTTCTCGTCAAAGTCAAGACATACTTCGTACCCCGTCTACGAGACGAACGCGACGATCTCTTCGTTCGGGATACGCTTTCGCGCATCAAGAAGGTTTTGGCAGACTCATTACATCCGGAAAGATTATGCGAAAATTACCAAATGGTGCAGATTTTAAGTTTGCCATGCCATTTACGAACAATACCAGCAAACAAGTTAGTGTTGCCACAACATCACCAAAGGATAATGCATCAAAAAATTCGCACACATTGGATACTATTAATCTATAA
- the ATP8B gene encoding ATPase phospholipid transporting 8B isoform X5 yields MSVEVDTLELEVFEVKDCDEDDKVSVACTTTKSDAEDSRKGSATAASVCIEEENGGTRRKKKKRRKTRKKQQLQLQELPPLDVSGDGPQAHTVLNLPSSSDEVEAVGECSKRDSSSSLGGASRHNTLRESLLTVLGKLVIWKGTRYRSATAASSSSSAPPNSPPATECIGRSTSFFSNETERRIRANNREYNSQFNYANNYIKTSKYSVLTFLPLNLFEQFQRLANFYFLCLLVLQMIPAISSLTPITTAIPLIGVLMLTAVKDAYDDFQRHSSDSQVNNRKSQTLRGTSLREEKWSQVQVGDVIRMENDQFVAADVLLLSTSEPNGLCYIETAELDGETNLKCRQCLAETAEMMDNHELIGQFDGEIVCETPNNLLNKFDGNLTWKGRKYPLDNDKIILRGCVLRNTQWCYGVVIFAGKDTKLMQNSGKTKFKRTSIDRLLNLLIIGIVFFLLSMCLFCMIGCGIWESLVGRYFQVYLPWDSLVPSEPMGGATVIALLVFFSYAIVLNTVVPISLYVSVEVIRFVQSFLINWDEEMYYAPTNTHAKARTTTLNEELGQIEYIFSDKTGTLTQNIMTFNKCSIAGKCYGDVIDEVTGEVVDLTETDKAARTPTMRWKNGQEFVQVYTPISGPNVRLLEQVDRISNIIRDPGVYGSPMIPHKRSTTPSLDFSFNKDYEPEFKFYDSALLEAVKRDNEDVHSFFRLLALCHTVMPEEKNGRLEYQAQSPDEAALVSAARNFGFVFKERSPNSITIEVMGKREVYELLCILDFNNVRKRMSVILRKDGHLRLYCKGADNVIYERLKKGSEEIMAKSLEHLNKFAGEGLRTLCLSVRDLDEQFFNDWKQRHQEAALSQENRDDKLDAIYEEIEKDMTLLGATAIEDKLQDGVPQTIANLGLAGIKIWVLTGDKQETAINIGYSCQLLTDDLTDVFIVDATTYDGVENQLTRYLETIKTTSSHHNRPTLSVVTFRWDKESSDTEYNPSRDEQDEHEMEQATGFAVVINGHSLVHALHPQLEQLFLDVSSQCKAVICCRVTPLQKAMVVELIKKNKNAVTLAIGDGANDVSMIKTAHIGVGISGQEGLQAVLASDYSIGQFRFLERLLLVHGRWSYYRMSKFLRYFFYKNFAFTLCHIWFAFFCGFSAQTVFDPMYISVYNLFYTSLPVMAVGIFDQDVNDKNSLMYPKLYAPGLQNLLFNKKEFCWSAIHGFFASCVLFLVPYGTYKDGVSPKGYVLSDHMLLGSVVATILVIVVTVQIALDTSYWTIVNHIMVWGSLIWYFVLDYFYNFVIGGSYVGSLTMAMSEATFWFTAVISCIILVIPVLSWRFFFIDVRPTLSDRVRLKQRLAQLRSRQSQDILRTPSTRRTRRSLRSGYAFAHQEGFGRLITSGKIMRKLPNGADFKFAMPFTNNTSKQVSVATTSPKDNASKNSHTLDTINL; encoded by the exons GTGAAGGACTGCGACGAGGACGACAAAGTCTCGGTGGCGTGTACGACAACGAAATCGGACGCGGAAGATAGCCGGAAGGGATCGGCCACCGCGGCATCGGTGTGCATCGAGGAAGAAAACGGCGGTACAcggcgaaagaagaagaaacgtcgGAAAACACGGAAGAAACAGCAGTTGCAGTTGCAGGAGCTACCACCTCTGGATGTGTCCGGAGACGGTCCACAAGCGCACACCGTGCTGAACCTACCCTCGTCCTCGGACGAGGTCGAAGCGGTCGGTGAATGCTCGAAAAGAGACTCATCCAGCAGCTTGGGTGGTGCCAGTAGGCACAACACCCTTCGAGAATCTTTGCTCACGGTGTTGGGTAAGCTGGTGATCTGGAAGGGCACAAGATACCGTTCAGCCACCGCAGCTTCCTCATCGTCCTCGGCGCCACCCAATTCACCGCCAGCTACCGAGTGTATCGGCCGTAGCACATCCTTTTTTTCGAACG aaaCGGAGAGGAGAATTCGCGCCAATAACCGCGAGTACAACTCACAGTTTAATTATGCG aACAATTACATCAAGACGTCCAAGTATTCGGTTCTGACGTTCCTACCATTAAACTTGTTCGAGCAATTTCAGCGGCTCGCTAACTTTTACTTCCTATGCCTGCTGGTGCTTCAGATGATCCCCGCTATCTCCTCCTTGACCCCCATCACTACCGCCATACCCCTTATAGGGGTGCTCATGCTCACTGCCGTCAAAGATGCCTACGACGATTTT CAACGGCACAGCAGCGATTCGCAGGTGAACAATCGAAAATCTCAAACACTGCGAGGAACTAGTCTACGCGAAGAGAAATGGTCGCAAGTGCAAGTAGGTGATGTGATCAGAATGGAAAATGATCAGTTCGTTGCAGCCGACGTCCTTCTTTTATCTACTAGTGAGCCAAATGGTCTTTGTTACATTGAAACCGCGGAATTAGATGG GGAGACAAATTTAAAGTGTCGGCAGTGTTTGGCTGAGACTGCTGAGATGATGGATAACCATGAATTGATCGGTCAATTTGATGGAGAGATTGTTTGCGAGACTCCTAATAATCTGTTAAATAAATTCGATGGTAATCTTACGTGGAAGGGACGAAA ATACCCATTGGACAacgataaaattatattacGGGGTTGCGTGCTTAGAAACACGCAATGGTGCTATGGTGTGGTCATCTTTGCAGGCAAGGATACCAAATTGATGCAAAACTCAGGGAAGACAAAATTTAAAAGGACCTCTATAGATAGGCTGCTGAATCTTCTCATCATTGGGATAGTGTTCTTTTTACTTTCAATGTGTTTATTCTGTATGATCGGCTGTGGTATTTGGGAGAGTCTTGTAGGCCGTTATTTCCAAGTGTATCTGCCATGGGACTCGTTGGTGCCTAGCGAGCCTATGGGTGGTGCCACAGTGATCGCGCTACTTGTGTTCTTCTCTTATGCTATCGTATTGAACACAGTGGTGCCAATAAGTTTGTATGTGAGTGTCGAAGTAATCAGATTTGTTCAATCGTTTTTGATCAATTGGGACGAAGAAATGTATTATGCACCAACGAATACACACGCTAAAGCAAGGACTACTACGTTAAACGAGGAGTTGGGGCAAATAGAGTATATATTTTCCGATAAGACCGGAACATTGACGCAAAACATTATGACATTTAACAAGTGTTCTATAGCAGGAAAGTGTTATGGAGATGTTATCGATGAAGTTACCGGGGAAGTCGTCGATTTAACCGAG ACGGACAAAGCCGCCCGAACACCTACGATGCGATGGAAAAATGGTCAAGAATTTGTTCAAGTTTATACACCAATAAGTGGTCCGAACGTACGTCTACTGGAACAGGTGGACAGGATATCAAATATAATTCGAGATCCAGGCGTCTATGGCAGCCCGATGATTCCACATAAACGTTCA ACAACGCCATCGTTGGATTTCTCCTTCAACAAGGATTATGAGCCAGAGTTCAAGTTCTATGATTCTGCACTACTTGAAGCTGTAAAGCGAGACAATGAGGATGTTCATAGTTTCTTTCGATTGTTGGCACTTTGTCATACCGTCATGCCAGAAGAGAAAAATGGCAGGCTGGAATATCAAGCACAGTCACCAGACGAAGCTGCTCTCGTATCGGCAGCTAGAAACTTTGGTTTTGTATTTAAAGAACGATCTCCAAATAGTATAACGATCGAAGTTATGGGGAAACGGGAAGTATATGAATTGCTTTGCATTCTTGACTTTAATAACGTCAGAAAAAGAATGTCGGTCATTTTGAGGAAGGATGGACATCTTAGATTGTATTGCAAAGGAGCGGACAATGTTATTTATGAAAGATTGAAAAAAGGCAGCGAAGAGATAATGGCAAAATCATTGGAACATCTTAATAAATTTGCGGGTGAGGGCTTGAGAACATTGTGTCTTTCGGTCAGAGATCTAGACGAGCAATTTTTCAATGATTGGAAACAACGTCATCAAGAAGCTGCCCTCAGTCAAGAAAACAGAGACGATAAATTGGATGCTATTTACGAGGAAATAGAAAAGGATATGACCTTATTGGGCGCTACTGCCATTGAGGATAAGTTACAGGATGGTGTTCCTCAAACTATAGCTAATTTAGGTCTTGCTGGTATCAAGATCTGGGTTTTAACTGGTGACAAACAAG AAACGGCTATCAATATTGGTTATTCCTGCCAGTTGTTGACAGACGACCTTACTGACGTTTTTATAGTAGATGCCACTACCTATGATGGCGTTGAAAATCAGTTAACACGATATTTGGAAACTATCAAAACAACCTCCAGTCATCATAATCGGCCAACTCTATCCGTCGTCACATTCAGGTGGGACAAGGAAAG CAGCGATACTGAATACAATCCTAGCAGGGATGAACAAGACGAACACGAAATGGAACAAGCAACTGGGTTTGCAGTAGTTATTAATGGTCATTCTTTGGTTCATGCTCTACATCCGCAACTTGAACAACTTTTCCTTGATGTATCAAGCCAAT GTAAAGCTGTGATATGTTGTCGCGTGACACCCTTACAAAAAGCAATGGTCGTCgagttaataaagaaaaataaaaatgccgTAACTTTAGCGATTGGCGATGGAGCTAACGATGTCTCGATGATAAAAACAGCTCATATAGGTGTTGGCATCAGTGGTCAAGAAGGATTGCAGGCCGTATTAGCATCCGATTATTCAATAGGGCAATTCAGATTTTTGGAGAGACTGCTTCTTGTTCATGGCAGATGGTCGTATTATAGAATGAGCAAAtttcttcgatattttttttacaaGAACTTTGCGTTTACATTGTGCCACATCTGGTTTGCATTTTTCTGTGGATTCAGTGCACAG ACGGTATTTGATCCTATGTACATTTCTGTCTACAATCTATTTTATACGTCATTACCTGTAATGGCAGTTGGTATATTTGATCAAGATGTTAACGATAAAAATAGTTTAATGTATCCGAAACTATATGCACCCGGATTAcaaaatttactttttaataaaaaggaattttgcTGGAGTGCAATACATGGTTTTTTTGCCAGTTGTGTATTATTTTTAGTTCCGTATG GAACATATAAGGATGGAGTATCACCAAAGGGCTATGTACTTTCTGATCATATGTTGCTGGGAAGTGTTGTAGCCACCATATTAGTCATTGTTGTGACTGTTCAAATAGCCCTTGATACATCGTATTGGACGATTGTTAATCATATTATGGTTTGGGGCTCACTCATTTGGTATTTTGTTTTAGATTATTTCTATAACTTCGTCATAGGTGGTAGTTATGTTGGCAGTCTTACAATG GCAATGTCTGAAGCAACGTTTTGGTTCACGGCGGTCATTTCCTGTATCATATTGGTAATACCTGTACTCTCGTGGCGATTTTTCTTCATAGATGTTAGGCCAACGTTGTCTGACAGAGTTAGACTTAAGCAGAGGTTGGCGCAACTTCGTTCTCGTCAAAGTCAAGACATACTTCGTACCCCGTCTACGAGACGAACGCGACGATCTCTTCGTTCGGGATACGCTTTCGCGCATCAAGAAGGTTTTGGCAGACTCATTACATCCGGAAAGATTATGCGAAAATTACCAAATGGTGCAGATTTTAAGTTTGCCATGCCATTTACGAACAATACCAGCAAACAAGTTAGTGTTGCCACAACATCACCAAAGGATAATGCATCAAAAAATTCGCACACATTGGATACTATTAATCTATAA